The Stenotrophomonas sp. NA06056 genome segment ATGACCGGCTTCATCATCTTCTGGCCGTTGCCGATCGGCAGTTCGACATCGGCATAGGCCAGCGCCCGGTGCGCGTCGGCGACGAAGGCCTCGCGCGGCAGGCGGGCCAGGACGTCGAGCACCTTGATGTCCAGCACGTCCCAGGGACGGATCTGCTGTTCCACCATCAGTTCGCGGGCGTGGGCGTAATCAATCGTCATGAGGTTCAAATCCAGCGCAGTGGGCCGGCCATTTTACCGGTGCCGGAGGCCGGCGGCGCGCCCAGAGCATCAGCTGCCGGGTGGCCGGGGTCGCAGTGCCGGAAGTCATCGCGACCTCCGGTTCGTTCAGTTTTGGTTATCCGGCGGTTCCTGCCTCCCGCGGGCCGTAGGCACGCAGGAAGAAATCCACGCTGGCGGCCACATGGATCGCAGCATCGGTCTCGACGGGTGACAGTGGTCTCGACGGGTGACAGTGGCATGCCGCACATCATATGCATGTGCACTTCGCCCTTCACCAGGGTCAGGAACTGCTGGCCGGCGATGTAGCAGTCGGGGATGTCCAGTTCGCCGCGCTCGGCACGCAGGCGCATGAAGTCGGCCAGCGCCTCGCAGGTGCGTTGCGGGCCTGCCTGCCAGAACAGTTCGCGCAGGCGCTCGTCGGTCTCCGGGGCCATCATCACCCGCTGGATCGACAGGGCCGCGTCGGAGGTGATCATCTCGAAGAACGCCATGCCGATGCCCAGCAGCTGGTCGCGCAGGGGGCCTTCCACGTCGGCCACGAACAGTGCGTCGGGCAGCATTTCGGTGCACTTGGACTGCACAGCTTCGGAGAACAGGGTCTCTTTGTCGCCGAAATGGCTGTATACGGTCAGTTTCGAGACGCCAGCCTGGGCAGCGATGCTGTCCATGCTCACACCGCTGTAGCCCTGTTCGATGAACAGTGTCTTGGCTGCCTCGAGTATCGCCGCGCGCTTGCCCAGGTCCTTGGGGCGCCCGGGACCGGCAGCCTTGGCAGCGGGCTTGGCCGACGGCTTTCGGGAAGTGGGAGAACTCATTCCGCTAATACTAGACCAAGCGGTTCGATATTTATACTATACCGGCTGGTTCACTAATGTCCGCGTTGCAACAGTATGTTGCCGGCGCGTTCCCCCCGGATTTCTTTTCAGGTCCTGTACCTCATGAAAAACATGCGTTGGTTGGGCGTAGGCGTGCTGGTTGTGGTGTTGGCAGCGTGCGGCAAGCAGGCCGCCGAACCGGTGGCGGCCATCCCGGTGCTGGTGGTGCATCCCACCACGCAGGATGGACAGGCTGCGGCCGCCTACCCCGGCGAGGTGCGTGCCCGCCAGGAAAGCCCGCTGTCGTTCCGGGTGGGCGGCAACCTGGTCAAGCGTCACGTCGACGCTGGCGAGCGGGTGAAGAAGGGCCAGCTGCTGGCCGAGCTGGACGCGGCCGACTACGCCTCGCAGGCGGCTGCGTCGCAGGCGCAGCTGGCGGCGGCGGAAGCAGACCTGGTGCGTGCCCGTGATGACCAGAAGCGCTACGCCAAGCTGGCCGAAGACCAGCTGGTCAGCCGCTCGGCGCTGGACCAGCAGACGGCGGCGTTCAAGGCCGCGCAGGGCCAGGCCAATGCCGCCCGGGCCAACCTTGCCGTGGCCCGCAACCAGGCCGAGTACGCGCAGCTGCGCGCGCCCGCCGATGGCGTGATCGCCAGCCGCCAGGCCGAAGCCGGGCAGGTCGTGAGCGCAGGGCAGACGGTGTTCACCCTGGCCGCCGACGGTGGCCGTGAGGTGCTGATCGCGCTGCCGGAAAGCAGCATCCGCGACTACAAGGTCGGCCAGTCGGTACAGGTGGAACTGTGGAACCGCCCGGGCCAGCTGCTGCCCGGCACCCTGCGCGAGATCGCCCCGGCCGCCGATGCGCAGGCCCGCACGTATGCCACGCGGGTCAGTCTGGCGCCGGAAGCCTTGAGCGAAGTGGAACTGGGCCAGAGTGCGCGGGTGTTCGCCAGCGCCGGGCGCAGTGGCGCACTGCAGCTGCCGCTGGCCGCCGTGCTGCGTGGCAGTGATGGCAAAGCCAGCGTGTGGGTGGTCAATCCGTCCAGTGGTGCGTTGAAGGCAACCCCGGTCCAGGTGGGTGCCTATGGCGCGCAGGCCGTGCCGGTGGTGTCCGGCGTGGGCGCGACGGACTGGGTGGTCGCTGCCGGCGGCCACCTGCTGCGCGAAGGGCAGGTGGTGACGCCGGTCGATCGCCAGAACCGCCCGGTGCTGGCGCCGTCGGCCGCCAAGCCGGCGCCGGCCGCAGGCAAGGGGCACTGACCCGTGCGCCGCTTCAATCTCTCCGAATGGGCGCTGGGCAATCGCCCGCTGGTGTTGTTCGCGATGCTGGCGTTCGCCGTCATCGGTGCCTGGTCGTACAAGCACCTGGGCCAGTCCGAAGATCCGCCGTTCACCTTCAAGGCGATGGTGGTGCGCACGATGTGGCCGGGCGCCACCGCCGAGCAGGTTTCGCGGCAGGTGACCGAGCCGATCGAAAAAGCGTTGATGAACACCGGCGAGTACGAGTTCATCCGCTCGTACTCGCGCCCGGGCGAATCGCAGGTGATCTTCATGGCCCGCGACAGCCTGCGCTCCAAGCAGATCCCGGACCTGTGGTACCAGGTGCGCAAGCGCGTGGGCGATATCCGCGCGACGCTGCCGAGGGAAATCGTCGGCCCGTTCTACAACGATGAGTTCGGCGACACGTTCGGCAACATCTATGCGTTGACCGGCGAAGGCTTCGACTACGCGGTGATGCGCGACTATGCCGACCGCATCCAGCTGGAGCTGCAGCGCGTGCCCGACGTCGGCAAGATCGACCTGGTCGGCCTGCAGGACGAGAAGGTGTGGATCGAGCTGTCCAACACCAAACTGGCCACCCTGGGTGTGTCGCTGCAGCAGGTGCAGCAGGCCTTGGCGGATCAGAACGCAGTGTCCGCCACGAGTTTCTTCGAGACCCCGACCGACCGCGTGCAGCTGCGCGTGACGGGTCAGTTCGATTCGATCGAGGACATCCGCAGATTCCCGATCCAGGCCGGCGAACGCACGCTGCACCTGGGTGACATTGCCGAGGTCAAGCGCGGCTTTGCCGATCCCTCTTCGCCGAAGATGCGTTTCATGGGCGAGGACGCGATCGGCCTGGCGGTGGCGATGAAGGACGGCGGTGACATCCTCAAGCTGGGTGCCACCCTGGATGCCGAGTTCGAACGCCTGCAGAAGACCCTGCCGGCCGGCATGCAGCTGCGCAAGGTCTCTGACCAGCCGCATGCGGTGGAAGAGTCGGTGGGCGAGTTCGTGCAGGTGCTGACCGAAGCGGTGGTGATCGTGCTGCTGGTCAGCTTCTTCTCGCTGGGCCTGCGCACCGGCCTGGTGGTGGGCGTGACCATTCCACTGGTGCTGGCGATGACCTTCTTCGTCATGCACTACTTCGACATCGGCCTGCACAAGATTTCGTTGGGTGCGCTGGTGCTGGCACTGGGCCTGCTGGTGGACGATGCGATCATCGCGGTGGAGATGATGGCCACCAAGATGGAGCAGGGCTATGACCGCCTGCGCGCGGCCAGTTTCGCCTGGGAATCCACGGCATTCCCGATGTTGACCGGTACCCTGATCACCGCAGCGGGCTTCCTGCCCATTGCCACCGCTGCATCGAGCACCGGTGAGTACACCCGCTCGCTGTTCCAGGTGGTGACCATTGCGCTGGTGGTGTCATGGATTGCCGCTGTGCTGTTCATCCCGTACCTGGGCGACAAGATGCTGCCGGACCTGTTCAATCCGCAGCTGCCCAAGCCGGACAGCCTGGCCGGTCGCTGGCGCGCCAAGCGCCTGCAGTGGGCCGACCGCCATCCGGCGCTCGCGCGCTGGATCGCACCGAAGGAACATGCGCACGACCATGATCCGTACCAGCGGCCGTTCTATACCCGTTTCCGGGCGTTCCTGGATACCTGCCTGCGCCATCGCTGGTGGGTGATCGGCGCGACCATCGCGCTGTTCATCGGTTCGCTGATGCTGTTCCGCTTCGTGCCACAGCAGTTCTTCCCCGACTCGACCCGCCCGGAACTGATGGTGGACATCGAACTGGCCGAAGGTGCGTCGCTGGCCGCGACCCAGGCACAGGCCGACAAGCTGGAGAAGCTGTTGAAGGGCCGCGAGGGCATCAGCAACTACGTGGCCTACGTCGGCACCGGTTCGCCGCGCTTCTACCTGCCGCTGGACCAGCAGCTGCCGGCGACCAACTTCGCCCAGTTCGTGGTGCTTACCGAAGACGCCAAGGCCCGCGAATCGACCCGCGACTGGATGCTGAAAGAGGTGATCAGGCAGTTCCCGGATGTGCAGATGCGCGTGACGCGCCTGGAAAACGGGCCGCCGGTCGGCTATCCGGTGCAGATGCGCGTGTCCGGCGAGCACATCGCACAGGTGCAGGCGATCGCGCGCCAGGTCGAGGCCAAGGTGCGCGAAAACCCGCACGTGATGAACGTGAATCTGGACTGGAGCGAGCCGAGCAAGGTGGTGCGGCTGGTGATCGACCAGGATCGTGCCCGCGCGCTGGGTGTCAGCAGTGCGCAGGTCAGCCAGTTCCTCAGCAGCTCGTTGTCGGGCATGAGCGTGAGCACCTATCGTGAAGGTAACCGCCAGATCGAAATGCTGCTGCGTGGCCCGGACAACGAGCGCGCGCAGCTGGACCTGCTTGGCAGCCTGGCGATTCCGACCAGCACTGGCACCGCGGTGACGCTGTCGCAGGTCGCGCGCCTGGAATACGCCTTCGAGGACGGCATCATCTGGCACCGCAACCGCCTGCCGACGGTGACTGTGCGCGCCGACATCAGCGATGGCATGCAGCCGCTGGACGTGGTGCAGCAGATCGTGCCGACGCTGGATGGCATCCGTGCCGAGCTGCCCAGTGGCTATCTGCTGGAAACCGGCGGCTCGGTGGAGGATTCGGCACGCGGCCAGAATTCGATCAAGGCCGGCATGCCGCTGTTCCTGATCGTGGTGGCCACGTTGCTGATGCTGCAGCTGCGCAGCTTCTCGCGTGCGGCGATGGTGCTGGTCACCGCGCCGCTGGGCATCATCGGTGCGACGTTGTTCCTGCTGCTGTTCCGCGCGCCGTTCGGCTTCGTGGCGCTGTTGGGCACGATTGCGCTGGCGGGCATGATCATGCGCAACTCGGTGATCCTGATCGACCAGATCCAGCAGGACATCGATGCCGGGCATGACCGCTGGCATTCGATCATCGACGCGACGGTGCGGCGTTTCCGCCCGATCGTGCTGACCGCGCTGGCGGCAGTGCTGGCGATGATTCCGCTGTCGCGCAGCGCGTTCTACGGCTCGATGGCGATCTCGATCATGGGTGGATTGATCGTGGGCACGGTGCTGACGCTGGTGTTCCTGCCGGCGCTGTATGCGGCGTGGTTCCGGGTGAAGCCGGACGAATCCGGGGCGTAATGCCCCGGGTTCCTGGGCCGCCGCCCTTGGTAGGTGCCAATCTTGGTTGGCATGGATGCATGCATCCACGCATGGCGTGGATCTACTGGTAGAGCCACCCCATGGGTGGCTGCGGACTTCCGGGCTCCGTCCATCCACGCATGGCGTGGATCTACTGGTAGAGCCACCCCATGGGTGGCTGCGGACTTCCGGGCTTTGTCATCCACGCATGGCGTGGATCGAGTGGTAGAGCCACCCCATGGGTGGCTGCGGACCTACGGGCTTCGTCATCCACGCATGGCGTGGATCTACGGGTAGAGCCACCCCATGGGTGGCTGCGGACTTGCGGGCTCCGTCATCCACGCATGGCGTGGATCTAGTGGTAGAGCCACCCCATGGGTGGCTGCGGACCTACGGGCTCCGTCCATCCACGCATGGCGTGGATCTACTGAAGCTGTAAGCCGCTGCGCAGCAGCGGCTCCAGCCAATCCAGGAATACCTGCACACGTTGCGCGCGGTGCTGACGATGCGGCAGCAACAGGGTCACCGGCAACGGCTGTGCCACGTACTGCGGCATCACTTCCACCAGCGCACCGGAATGCAGTTCGGCCTGCACGTCGTAGCGTGGAATCTGCAGCAGTCCCAGCCCCGCGACGCAGCAGGCAATCGATGCCTCGGCGCTGTTCACCCGCACCCAGCCCGTCATCGGCAGCGTGCGCAGTTGTGCGCCGTCCTGCCATTCCCACGGCTCCACCCGCGCGGTGGTTGGCGACGCGTAGTTCACCGCACGATGTTGCTGCAGATCGACAGGATGCTGCGGTACGCCGTGCTCGTGCAGGTACGCAGGCGCTGCAACGTTGACGAAATCCAGCTCGCCCAGCGTGCGGGCCACCAGGCTGGAGTCACCCAGCTGGCCCACCCGCAGCACCGCATCGCAGCCGTCCTCGATCAGATTCACCGCGCGGTCGGTCATGCCCAGATCCAGCTCGACCTGTGGGTGCCGTGCAAAGAAGTCGGGCAGGGATGGGGCGATGATGCGGCGGCCGATGCGGCTGGGTACATCGACCTTCAACAGGCCCCTCGGCTGCGCGTCGTCCTGCCGGAACAGTGATTCGGCATCTTCCACTTCGGCGATCAGACGCAGGCAGCGCGCGTAGAAGGTGTCGCCATCGTGGGTAGCGGAGACCCTGCGGGTGGAGCGCTGCAACAGGCGCGTGCCCAGACGCTGCTCCAGTTCCGCCACGGCCGCCGAGACGGTGGAGCGGGGCAGGCCGAGCTGGTCGGCGGCGCGGGTGAAGCTGGTGCACTCCACCACCCGGGCAAAGATGCGGAAACGCTCGATCCGGTCCATTGTTCGCCGACTCTGGAAAGTTAAGTCAATGTTGCGGGCTTTATCCGCGATTTCTGCACGATATCGTCGTCTGCACAGGGATGCCAGCCCGGCAGCCCCTCCCCGAGACCGATCCCATGACCGACCACCGTATCCAGGGCAAGACCGTGCTGATCGCCGGTGGCGCCAAGAATCTCGGCGGGCTGATCGCCCGCGACTTCGCCGAACAGGGCGCCAAGGCCATCGTCATCCACTACAACAGCGCCGCTACCCAGGACGATGCAGAGGCGACCGTCGCAGCCGTGCAGGCTGCAGGTGCCAAGGCCGTGGCGTTGCAGGCCGATCTGACCTCGGCGGCTGCGATGGAACGCCTGTTCGCCGATGCGGTCGCCGCCGTCGGTCGCCCTGACATCGCCATCAACACCGTCGGCAAAGTACTGAAGAAGCCGATGCTGGAAATCAGCGAAGCGGAGTACGACCAGATGAGCGCGGTCAATGCAAAGACGGCGTTCTTCTTCCTCAAGGAGGCCGGGCGTCATGTCAACGACGGCGGCCGCATCTGCACGTTGGTCACTTCGCTACTGGGCGCGTTCACGCCGTTCTATTCCAGCTATGCAGGTACAAAGGCGCCGGTGGAGCACTTCACCCGCGCAGCATCGAAGGAGTTTGGCGAGCGTGGGATTTCGGTAACCGCGATCGGTCCCGGGCCGATGGATACGCCGTTCTTCTATCCGGCCGAGAGTGCCGATGCGCAGGCGTACCACAAGACCGCTGCGGCGCTGTCGGCGTTCACCCGTACCGGCCTGACCGACATCGCCGACATCGTGCCGTGGATCCGCTTCCTGGTGACCGATGGCTGGTGGATGACCGGGCAGACCATCCTGGTCAATGGTGGCTACACCACCAAGTAGAGACACGCGAGGCTTGAGTTCATGCCGTAGATCCACGCCATGCGTGGATGCTCTTGGCTTCATCCACGCATGGCATGGATCTACTGTTGGTCGCCAAGTGGACAGCATCAGGGCGTTCACGGGCACAATAGCGGCCAGTTCCAGGGCCGGAGCGCCTGCCATGTCCTTCCGTACGACCTGCGCTTCGGCGCTGCTGCTGGTTGCCTGCAGCGGCGCTGCCGATGCGCAACCGGCACAGGCCGATGCCCTGCGGTTCCAGCACGATCTGCGGGATGTACTTGAGTGCAGCGCGAGTGCGGACGTCCAGCAGGCCGTCGTCAGCCGCCTGCGCGAGGCACGCTATGCCGACGCTTCCGAACGGCCGAGATACCTGCGCGACTGGCGATTCGAACAGGAGGATGAGGATGACGATCACCGGGTGACCGTCATCACGCCGCCGCAGTCGATGACTGTCCACGGTGTTGAAGCGCCGCGGCTGTTCGCCGACAGGTTCGGGTTCTCGGTTGCGCTGGGCCCTGCGCAGCGTGAGCGCATCGTCGCTGCATACGGGCTGCAGCTGCAGTCGAGCACGCTGCACGAACCATTCGAGCTCTGGTCGACGCCCGCCACATCGATCATCGTGCGCAGTGCGGGCGACAGTTATCGACTGGGCTGCAAACCTTCCACGAAAGATAGCAGGGCAGCCGTACGTCAGGTGCCGGCTGTTGACGTCCAGGACCTTCAGGATGCCATTCACTGTCGCGCCGACGAAGGCGGCATGCGCCGGTTGCAGGCGTTCTGGCAGCGGCTTTCCGAACAGCCGCAGTTCGAATGGCCGCAGGATGTCCGTTCGGTCAACGAGGTGAACTACACCGTCGGTGATGCAGAGCTGCACCTGCTGCTGGTCGGATTGCAGGTGCCCATCCAGGCGTACGGCGTTTCCACGCACACGATTGCGCTGGCGTTCGGTGGCTTCTTTGGCGCGGATCTCGGTGACGCCGCGGTGGCGCCAGTGCTTGCCCGGGCGGGCATGGATACCTCGCACGCGGTGGGCAAGGATACCTGGCAGCGCTTGTTGCCACCGGTTGCTTTCAGCGGTGGTAGTTGGATCCCGCAACACATCGTGATGCGCACCGACGAAGGCCGCGTTGTTGCCGGTTGCGCCAGCGACTACGAGCGCGGTCCTTCGCGTTGAGTTGATCTCCTGCAAGGCAACCCGCAGCAGGCCGGGTAGGGCTCGGCGTCACCGACGGACAGGCGAAGGGTGCCGGATATGCTCCGGCACCCGCGTGGCTCATGCCAGCTTGGCCAGCACCGCGTCGGTCGCCTGCGTGGTGCTCACGGCCGCTCCCTTGGCGGCCAGATCGGCGGTAAACACACCGTCATCCAGCACCGCATGCACCGCCGCTTCGACGGCGGCGGCTTCTGCTTCCAGCCCCAGTGAATGGCGCAGCAGCATCGCGGCGCTGAAGATGGTCGCGTACGGATTGGCGATGCCCTTGCCAGCGATGTCCGGTGCCGAACCGTGGATCGGTTCGTAGATGCCCACCGCACCCGGCTCGCCCAGCGATGCCGATGGCAGCAGGCCCAGAGAACCGGCCAGCATCGAGGCTTCGTCGGTGAGGATGTCGCCGAACATGTTCTCGGTCACGATCACGTCGTACTCGCGCGGCTTGGCCAGCAGGTGCATGGCCATCGAATCGACCAGCTGGTGCTCCAGTGCAACGTCCGGGAACTCCTCGCGGCCGATGCGTGCGGCCACATCACGCCACAGGCGCGAGGTTTCCAGCACGTTGGCCTTGTCCACCGACGTGACCTTGCCACGGCGCTGCTGCGCCAGGCGGAAAGCACTGCGCAGCACGCGTTCGATCTCGGCCACGGTGTAGCGGCACAGGTCACTGGCGCTGTCGGCGTCGCGGGTCTTGTCGCCGAAGTAGATGCCACCGGTCAGTTCGCGCACCACCACGAAGTCCACGCCCTGCAGCAGCTCGGCCTTGATCGGCGAGGCATGCAGTGCGGCTTCGTGGGTGCGCACCGGGCGCAGGTTGGCGTACAGGCCCAGCGCCTTGCGGATCGCCAGCAGGCCCTGTTCCGGGCGCACCTTGGCGTTCGGGTCGGACCACTTCGGGCCACCCACGGCGCCCAGCAGCACCGCGTTGGCGGCCTGGCAAGCGGCCAGGGTCGACGCCGGCAGCGGCTCGCCGTGGCGGTCGATGGCGATGCCACCGATATCGTGCTCGCTGAAGGTGAAGGTGTGGTTGAAGCGTTCGGCGACGGCCTTCAATACGGCAACCGCGGCGGCGGCGACTTCCGGGCCGATGCCATCACCGGGCAGGACAACAATCTCAGCGTGCATGCTCACTCTCGTAACGTTCGATTTCAGGGACACGGCCCAACAGATAACCCAATTGATCCACACCTTCCAGCAGGCAGGTCTGCGAGAAACCATCCAGCGGGAAGGAATACACGCGGCCGTCGGGCGTGCGCAGCTCGCGGGCGGCCACGTCGATGGTCAGTTCATCGTCCGGGCGCTCCATCAGTGCCTGCACGTCGGCCTCGTCCAGCACGATCGGTAGCAGGCCGTTCTTCAACGAATTGCCGCGGAAGATGTCGGCGATCTCGCTGCTGACGATGGCGCGCAGGCCCAGGTCGGTCAGCGCCCACGGCGCATGCTCTCGCGAGGAGCCGCAGCCGAAGTTGCGACCGGCCAGCAGGATGCTGCGGCCGGCATTGTGCGGCTGGTTGAAGGCGAAGTCGGCCACCGGCGAACCGTCGGCCTGCCAGCGCCAGTCATTGAACGCATTGCGGCCCAGGCCAGCGCGTTCGGTGGTGGACAGGAACCGCGCCGGAATGATCTGGTCGGTATCGATATTGGTCTGGCGCAGCACTACGCTGGCCGAACGCAGGGTGCGGAAGCCGCTCATCAGGCCACCTCCTGTGCGAACAGTTCACGGGCATCGGCCACATGGCCCTGCACGGCGGCCCAGGCGGCACTCATCGGCGAGGCCAGCAGGGTGCGCGAACCGGGGCCCTGACGGCCTTCGAAATTGCGGTTGCTGGTGCTCACCGCCAGCTGGCCGGGGGCGACCAGGTCGCCGTTCATGGCGATGCACATGGAGCAGCCCGGCTCGCGCCATTCGGCACCGGCAGCGCGTACGATCTCGTGGATGCCCTCGGCCTCGGCCTGGCGCTTGACGATTTCCGAGCCGGGCACCACCAGCATACGCACGTGCTCGGCGATGCGGCGGCCGCGCAGCACCTGTGCCACTTCACGCATGTCGCTCAGACGACCATTGGTGCAGGAGCCGACGAAGACCACGTCCACCGGCGTGCCGGCCAGTGCCTTGCCCGCCTGGAAGTGCATGTAGTCCAGGCCCTTCTGCGCGGCGGCATCATTGGCGGCCGGAATCGGCGCGTCCACGGCGATGGCGGTACCCGGGTGGGTGCCCCAGGTCAGGGTGGGGCGGATGTCGGCGGCGTCGATGTGCACTTCGCTGTCGAAGCGCGCGCCGACATCGCTGCGCAGTTGCTGCCAGCGCGCCACGGCGGCGTCGAAGTCGGCGCCCTTGGGGCCGCGCGGGGTGTTGGCCACGAAGTCGAAGGTGACCTGGTCGGGAGCGACCATGCCGGCGCGTGCGCCGGCTTCGATGGACATGTTGCACAGGGTCATGCGCTGTTCCATGTCCATCGCTTCGATGGTGCTGCCGCGGAACTCGATCACGTGGCCGGTGCCACCGTTGACGCCGATCACGCCGATGATGTGCAGCACCACGTCCTTGGCGCCCACGCCCGGGGCCAGCGGGCCGTCGACGGTGATCGCGAAGGTCTTGGCCCTGCGCTGCAGCAGGCACTGCGTGGCCAGCACGTGGCCCACTTCACTGGTGCCGATGCCGAAGGCCAGCGAGCCGAACGCACCGTGGGTGGAGGTGTGGCTGTCACCGCAGACGATGGTCATGCCCGGCTGGGTGAAGCCCTGTTCCGGTGCGATCACATGGACGATGCCGCGGTTGTCCGAGGCCATGTCGAACAGCTCGATGCCGTACTCGGCGCAGTTGCGCGCCAGGGTGGCCACCTGCGCTTCGGAGGCGGCGCTGGCATAGGGCAGCTTGCCGTCGGCACCGGCCGGCAGAGTCGGGGTGGAATGGTCCATCGTTGCCTTGGTCCGATCCGGGCGGCGCGGCTTCAGGCCGCGCTCGCGCAGTTCGGTAAAGGCCTGCGGCGAGGTCACCTCATGGATCAGGTGCAGGTCGATATACAGCACGGCGGGCGCGCTGTCGGTTTCTGGAACCACCACGTGGGCGTCCCACAGTTTGTCGTACAGGGTGCGGGGTGCGGAAGTCATGCGTTTGCCTGGCAGGAGTACGAAGTAGCGGACATCAATGAGAAAGTAACAGGGGCAGGTCAGCGGCGTCGCGCGAGCACGCGCAGGCGCACGTAGTCGGCCAGTGGCTGGCCGGCGGCATTGCGCGGCAGATCGGCCAGCAGCGCTGCGGCGGCTTCACGCACGGTGGCGCGGGCCTCGCTGGGCAGGTCGTCCAGCAGCGGCGCGGCGAAGACGCGCAGCCAGCCGGCAACGCCGGTCGGCAGCGCGGTCGGGCGTGGCAGGCATTCGATCAGCTGCACCTGGAAGCCATGCTGGCGCAGGCGCTCGGCGTAGGCATCGGCGGTAGGGAAGTACCACTGGAATGTACTTGCGCCATGCCCATGGGCCACGCGCGCGGCCTGCATGGCGGCAACGATCGTGGCCACGTTGCCATGACCGCCAAACTCGGCGACGAAGCGGCCGCCAGGGCGCAGGGCGCGGCGCACGCCTTC includes the following:
- a CDS encoding efflux RND transporter periplasmic adaptor subunit, with translation MKNMRWLGVGVLVVVLAACGKQAAEPVAAIPVLVVHPTTQDGQAAAAYPGEVRARQESPLSFRVGGNLVKRHVDAGERVKKGQLLAELDAADYASQAAASQAQLAAAEADLVRARDDQKRYAKLAEDQLVSRSALDQQTAAFKAAQGQANAARANLAVARNQAEYAQLRAPADGVIASRQAEAGQVVSAGQTVFTLAADGGREVLIALPESSIRDYKVGQSVQVELWNRPGQLLPGTLREIAPAADAQARTYATRVSLAPEALSEVELGQSARVFASAGRSGALQLPLAAVLRGSDGKASVWVVNPSSGALKATPVQVGAYGAQAVPVVSGVGATDWVVAAGGHLLREGQVVTPVDRQNRPVLAPSAAKPAPAAGKGH
- a CDS encoding efflux RND transporter permease subunit gives rise to the protein MRRFNLSEWALGNRPLVLFAMLAFAVIGAWSYKHLGQSEDPPFTFKAMVVRTMWPGATAEQVSRQVTEPIEKALMNTGEYEFIRSYSRPGESQVIFMARDSLRSKQIPDLWYQVRKRVGDIRATLPREIVGPFYNDEFGDTFGNIYALTGEGFDYAVMRDYADRIQLELQRVPDVGKIDLVGLQDEKVWIELSNTKLATLGVSLQQVQQALADQNAVSATSFFETPTDRVQLRVTGQFDSIEDIRRFPIQAGERTLHLGDIAEVKRGFADPSSPKMRFMGEDAIGLAVAMKDGGDILKLGATLDAEFERLQKTLPAGMQLRKVSDQPHAVEESVGEFVQVLTEAVVIVLLVSFFSLGLRTGLVVGVTIPLVLAMTFFVMHYFDIGLHKISLGALVLALGLLVDDAIIAVEMMATKMEQGYDRLRAASFAWESTAFPMLTGTLITAAGFLPIATAASSTGEYTRSLFQVVTIALVVSWIAAVLFIPYLGDKMLPDLFNPQLPKPDSLAGRWRAKRLQWADRHPALARWIAPKEHAHDHDPYQRPFYTRFRAFLDTCLRHRWWVIGATIALFIGSLMLFRFVPQQFFPDSTRPELMVDIELAEGASLAATQAQADKLEKLLKGREGISNYVAYVGTGSPRFYLPLDQQLPATNFAQFVVLTEDAKARESTRDWMLKEVIRQFPDVQMRVTRLENGPPVGYPVQMRVSGEHIAQVQAIARQVEAKVRENPHVMNVNLDWSEPSKVVRLVIDQDRARALGVSSAQVSQFLSSSLSGMSVSTYREGNRQIEMLLRGPDNERAQLDLLGSLAIPTSTGTAVTLSQVARLEYAFEDGIIWHRNRLPTVTVRADISDGMQPLDVVQQIVPTLDGIRAELPSGYLLETGGSVEDSARGQNSIKAGMPLFLIVVATLLMLQLRSFSRAAMVLVTAPLGIIGATLFLLLFRAPFGFVALLGTIALAGMIMRNSVILIDQIQQDIDAGHDRWHSIIDATVRRFRPIVLTALAAVLAMIPLSRSAFYGSMAISIMGGLIVGTVLTLVFLPALYAAWFRVKPDESGA
- a CDS encoding LysR family transcriptional regulator; its protein translation is MDRIERFRIFARVVECTSFTRAADQLGLPRSTVSAAVAELEQRLGTRLLQRSTRRVSATHDGDTFYARCLRLIAEVEDAESLFRQDDAQPRGLLKVDVPSRIGRRIIAPSLPDFFARHPQVELDLGMTDRAVNLIEDGCDAVLRVGQLGDSSLVARTLGELDFVNVAAPAYLHEHGVPQHPVDLQQHRAVNYASPTTARVEPWEWQDGAQLRTLPMTGWVRVNSAEASIACCVAGLGLLQIPRYDVQAELHSGALVEVMPQYVAQPLPVTLLLPHRQHRAQRVQVFLDWLEPLLRSGLQLQ
- a CDS encoding SDR family oxidoreductase, with the translated sequence MTDHRIQGKTVLIAGGAKNLGGLIARDFAEQGAKAIVIHYNSAATQDDAEATVAAVQAAGAKAVALQADLTSAAAMERLFADAVAAVGRPDIAINTVGKVLKKPMLEISEAEYDQMSAVNAKTAFFFLKEAGRHVNDGGRICTLVTSLLGAFTPFYSSYAGTKAPVEHFTRAASKEFGERGISVTAIGPGPMDTPFFYPAESADAQAYHKTAAALSAFTRTGLTDIADIVPWIRFLVTDGWWMTGQTILVNGGYTTK
- the leuB gene encoding 3-isopropylmalate dehydrogenase yields the protein MHAEIVVLPGDGIGPEVAAAAVAVLKAVAERFNHTFTFSEHDIGGIAIDRHGEPLPASTLAACQAANAVLLGAVGGPKWSDPNAKVRPEQGLLAIRKALGLYANLRPVRTHEAALHASPIKAELLQGVDFVVVRELTGGIYFGDKTRDADSASDLCRYTVAEIERVLRSAFRLAQQRRGKVTSVDKANVLETSRLWRDVAARIGREEFPDVALEHQLVDSMAMHLLAKPREYDVIVTENMFGDILTDEASMLAGSLGLLPSASLGEPGAVGIYEPIHGSAPDIAGKGIANPYATIFSAAMLLRHSLGLEAEAAAVEAAVHAVLDDGVFTADLAAKGAAVSTTQATDAVLAKLA
- the leuD gene encoding 3-isopropylmalate dehydratase small subunit, which produces MSGFRTLRSASVVLRQTNIDTDQIIPARFLSTTERAGLGRNAFNDWRWQADGSPVADFAFNQPHNAGRSILLAGRNFGCGSSREHAPWALTDLGLRAIVSSEIADIFRGNSLKNGLLPIVLDEADVQALMERPDDELTIDVAARELRTPDGRVYSFPLDGFSQTCLLEGVDQLGYLLGRVPEIERYESEHAR
- the leuC gene encoding 3-isopropylmalate dehydratase large subunit codes for the protein MTSAPRTLYDKLWDAHVVVPETDSAPAVLYIDLHLIHEVTSPQAFTELRERGLKPRRPDRTKATMDHSTPTLPAGADGKLPYASAASEAQVATLARNCAEYGIELFDMASDNRGIVHVIAPEQGFTQPGMTIVCGDSHTSTHGAFGSLAFGIGTSEVGHVLATQCLLQRRAKTFAITVDGPLAPGVGAKDVVLHIIGVIGVNGGTGHVIEFRGSTIEAMDMEQRMTLCNMSIEAGARAGMVAPDQVTFDFVANTPRGPKGADFDAAVARWQQLRSDVGARFDSEVHIDAADIRPTLTWGTHPGTAIAVDAPIPAANDAAAQKGLDYMHFQAGKALAGTPVDVVFVGSCTNGRLSDMREVAQVLRGRRIAEHVRMLVVPGSEIVKRQAEAEGIHEIVRAAGAEWREPGCSMCIAMNGDLVAPGQLAVSTSNRNFEGRQGPGSRTLLASPMSAAWAAVQGHVADARELFAQEVA